The following proteins are co-located in the Ensifer sp. WSM1721 genome:
- a CDS encoding XdhC family protein, with protein sequence MLDEPNALDPLETAEAWRVQGRAVALATVIETWGSAPRPAGSHLVIDREGNFQGSVSGGCVEGAVIAEAADVIASGVPKILEFGVADETAWRVGLSCGGRIRIYVERIDG encoded by the coding sequence ATGCTAGATGAGCCGAACGCCCTCGACCCCTTGGAAACTGCCGAAGCGTGGCGCGTCCAGGGACGTGCCGTGGCTCTTGCCACGGTCATCGAGACTTGGGGCTCAGCGCCCCGTCCTGCCGGCAGTCATCTGGTCATCGATCGAGAGGGCAATTTCCAGGGCTCGGTCTCGGGCGGTTGCGTCGAGGGGGCCGTCATTGCCGAGGCCGCGGATGTGATCGCGTCCGGCGTTCCGAAAATCCTAGAATTCGGTGTCGCCGACGAAACCGCTTGGCGGGTAGGACTTTCCTGCGGCGGTCGAATCCGCATCTATGTCGAGCGAATTGACGGCTGA
- a CDS encoding VWA domain-containing protein yields the protein MTEPRIDGLELPSPPGEGRLADNIVFFARALRRAGLRIGPTAIADAINAVSLIGIGSRAEFYAALQCIFVKRHEDQALFDEAFRLFWRPRDLVSKMIALMSPVLPQRREDRRRPGQARVSDSLLAARQDAGPPREAPEMEIDARYTASGRELFRKADFAQMSAAEIVEARKALSSLLLPLDRVRTRRYRTSHRPRRIDPRATMRDAMRLGGDFILPRFREPRRVHPPLVVLADISGSMSQYTRVFLHFLHALTEQRHRVHTFLFGTRLTNVTRQMRYRDPDEALDECVAAVEDWSGGTRIGETLREFNRRWSRRVLGQGAIVLLITDGLERDDTTELQIEIDRLHRSCRRLIWLNPLLRFDGFEARARGVRAMLPHVDEFRAVHNLESVAELVKSLSAQRTRDADPRRFLNGARGEQRL from the coding sequence ATGACTGAGCCGCGTATCGATGGTCTCGAGCTTCCGTCGCCGCCCGGAGAAGGACGGCTCGCCGACAATATCGTCTTCTTCGCCCGGGCTCTCAGGCGCGCGGGGTTGAGGATCGGACCCACCGCCATCGCGGATGCCATCAACGCCGTGAGCCTGATCGGGATCGGATCGCGTGCTGAATTCTACGCGGCGCTCCAGTGTATCTTCGTCAAGCGGCACGAAGATCAGGCGCTCTTCGACGAAGCATTTCGACTTTTCTGGCGTCCACGGGATCTCGTAAGCAAGATGATCGCACTGATGTCGCCGGTCTTGCCGCAGCGCCGCGAAGACCGGCGGCGCCCCGGCCAAGCGCGTGTCAGCGATTCTCTTCTTGCCGCACGGCAGGACGCCGGGCCGCCGCGGGAAGCGCCGGAAATGGAGATCGACGCGCGCTATACCGCCTCTGGTCGGGAGCTATTCCGCAAAGCGGATTTTGCCCAAATGAGCGCGGCCGAGATCGTCGAGGCCAGGAAGGCGCTCTCCTCTCTGCTGCTGCCGCTCGATCGAGTGCGGACGCGACGCTATCGGACTTCGCATCGGCCGAGGCGGATCGATCCTAGAGCGACCATGCGCGACGCCATGCGGCTGGGGGGCGATTTCATCCTGCCGCGCTTTCGCGAGCCGCGCCGCGTTCATCCGCCGCTCGTCGTGCTCGCGGACATATCCGGCTCCATGAGTCAGTACACTCGCGTTTTCCTGCATTTCCTACACGCGTTGACCGAGCAGCGGCATCGGGTCCACACGTTTCTCTTCGGCACGCGGCTGACGAATGTCACCCGTCAGATGCGCTACCGCGACCCCGATGAAGCGCTCGACGAATGCGTTGCGGCCGTCGAGGACTGGTCCGGCGGGACACGCATCGGCGAGACACTTCGCGAGTTCAATCGCCGCTGGTCGCGCCGGGTGCTCGGGCAGGGGGCCATCGTACTCTTGATAACCGATGGGCTCGAGCGCGACGACACGACCGAATTGCAGATCGAGATCGACCGCCTGCATCGCTCTTGCCGACGTCTCATTTGGCTCAATCCGCTTTTGCGATTCGACGGTTTCGAGGCGCGCGCCCGCGGCGTCAGGGCAATGCTGCCGCATGTCGACGAGTTTCGGGCGGTGCACAATCTCGAATCCGTCGCAGAGCTGGTGAAATCGCTCTCCGCTCAGAGGACGCGCGACGCCGATCCGCGACGCTTCCTGAATGGGGCGAGGGGCGAACAGCGGCTGTGA
- a CDS encoding MoxR family ATPase, whose protein sequence is MARHETGKLPQSIDETIAMLEAHDYLAGTALATVLFLALRMKRPLFLEGEAGVGKTEIAKVLAQSLDRPLIRLQCYEGLDVASAVYEWNYPAQMLEIRLSEATGTVDRQRIESDIFSERFLIRRPVLQAISTVAGRAPVFLIDELDRTDEAFEAFLLEVLSDFQVTIPELGTIKASEPPIVIITTNRTREIHDALKRRCLYHWVDYPKAAQELEIIRRKVPGCNATLSREIVAYVQKLRSVDLFKNPGVAETIDWATALTELDALALDPETVADTLGTLLKYQDDIARIEGAEGRRLLAEVRAELAQD, encoded by the coding sequence ATGGCGCGACACGAGACAGGGAAGCTGCCCCAGTCGATCGACGAGACGATCGCAATGCTGGAGGCACATGATTATCTCGCCGGCACCGCTCTCGCGACCGTTCTCTTTCTGGCGCTCCGAATGAAGCGTCCACTCTTCCTCGAAGGCGAGGCAGGCGTCGGCAAGACCGAGATCGCCAAGGTGCTCGCCCAGTCGCTCGACCGCCCTCTGATCCGCCTACAATGTTACGAAGGCCTCGACGTCGCTTCGGCCGTTTATGAATGGAACTATCCGGCGCAGATGCTCGAGATCCGGCTTTCGGAGGCGACCGGCACGGTTGACCGGCAAAGGATCGAAAGCGACATCTTCTCGGAGCGGTTCTTAATCCGCCGCCCGGTTTTGCAGGCGATTTCGACGGTCGCCGGGCGCGCGCCGGTCTTCCTGATCGATGAGCTCGACCGGACCGACGAAGCATTCGAGGCATTCCTCCTCGAAGTGCTGTCCGACTTTCAGGTCACCATCCCCGAACTCGGCACGATCAAGGCCAGCGAACCGCCGATCGTCATCATCACCACAAACCGCACGCGCGAAATCCACGATGCGCTGAAGAGGCGATGTCTCTACCATTGGGTCGACTATCCAAAGGCGGCGCAGGAACTCGAGATCATTCGCCGCAAGGTGCCGGGCTGCAACGCGACGCTCTCCCGTGAGATCGTGGCTTACGTGCAGAAGCTCAGATCGGTCGATCTCTTCAAGAACCCTGGAGTCGCCGAGACGATCGACTGGGCGACGGCACTGACGGAGCTCGACGCGCTGGCGCTCGATCCCGAAACGGTCGCCGATACGCTCGGCACCCTTCTCAAATACCAGGACGATATCGCCAGGATTGAAGGCGCGGAGGGGCGGCGGCTGCTTGCCGAGGTGAGGGCCGAGCTGGCGCAGGATTGA
- a CDS encoding flavin reductase family protein, which produces MEKTRLDPITYRAAMSRMSSHVQLITAADGGERRGVTITASCSVSDDPPTVLACLNAANRRNDIFSRGGSFALNLLGGQHLALAHAFSGRDQLDMDRRFALGRWTQRMTGAPVLVDAVAAFDCRLIEARIMATHLILFGEVVDVQIGEKQPPLIYVDRGYRTL; this is translated from the coding sequence TTGGAGAAGACCCGGCTGGACCCGATAACCTATCGTGCCGCGATGAGTCGCATGTCGTCGCATGTGCAGTTGATCACTGCGGCCGACGGCGGGGAACGGCGCGGCGTGACGATCACCGCCTCCTGCTCCGTCTCGGACGATCCACCGACAGTGCTCGCCTGCCTCAATGCCGCCAACCGGCGCAACGATATCTTCTCGCGCGGCGGCAGCTTTGCCTTGAATCTCCTCGGCGGCCAGCATCTCGCCTTGGCGCATGCCTTTTCGGGCCGCGATCAGCTTGACATGGACCGCCGCTTCGCACTCGGGCGATGGACTCAGCGCATGACCGGTGCCCCGGTCCTCGTCGATGCGGTTGCCGCCTTCGATTGCCGCCTGATCGAGGCTAGGATCATGGCCACGCACCTCATCCTCTTCGGCGAAGTGGTCGACGTGCAGATCGGCGAGAAGCAGCCGCCGCTCATTTATGTGGACCGGGGATATCGCACGCTATAA
- a CDS encoding branched-chain amino acid ABC transporter substrate-binding protein has protein sequence MFRSIVSSLFVAALALSNPASAAGLKVAVVAPGDGPFAMLGRQIMDGATFQATDRGSEVIPIGESCDPAGGEALKKALLASGAEAAIGFLCTESLEAALPALAEAGIPAITVGVRSDILMEDALKKKWPFYRLAPNGKAEAAAITDVIISNWQGKPLALIDDGTIHSRELVESVRNALAEIGVTPVFTDTYRPAQEQQVSLVRRLAKSGATHVFTGGDRFDTAVIARDAKAENVAITLLGGDVLNAADLDVPLENGVLAVTIPDPARSHEAAAVVDAMRAAKIEPDGYALPAFAAISILEQAKDQAAKDGSALTEALLKGPFPTVLGPIQFNTAHERAETPFGLMQWQDGRFVDASNAGNAE, from the coding sequence ATGTTCAGATCGATCGTTTCGAGCCTTTTCGTCGCCGCACTGGCGCTGAGCAACCCTGCGTCCGCCGCCGGATTGAAGGTCGCCGTAGTCGCTCCCGGCGATGGCCCCTTTGCCATGCTGGGAAGACAGATCATGGACGGGGCGACCTTCCAGGCGACGGACCGCGGCAGCGAGGTGATTCCGATCGGCGAAAGCTGCGATCCGGCGGGTGGCGAGGCCTTGAAGAAGGCGCTGCTTGCGAGCGGCGCGGAGGCGGCCATCGGATTCCTCTGCACGGAGAGCCTCGAGGCAGCATTGCCGGCCCTCGCAGAAGCCGGCATCCCCGCGATCACCGTCGGCGTCCGTTCCGACATCCTGATGGAAGACGCTCTCAAGAAGAAATGGCCGTTCTACCGACTTGCACCAAACGGCAAGGCCGAAGCTGCGGCGATCACCGACGTCATCATATCGAACTGGCAGGGCAAGCCGCTCGCCCTCATCGATGACGGGACGATCCATAGCCGCGAGCTTGTCGAGAGCGTCCGCAATGCTCTTGCCGAGATCGGGGTGACACCCGTCTTCACCGATACTTACCGCCCCGCGCAGGAACAGCAGGTAAGCCTCGTTCGGCGGCTGGCAAAGAGCGGCGCAACCCACGTCTTCACCGGCGGCGACCGGTTTGACACGGCCGTGATCGCACGCGATGCCAAAGCGGAAAATGTGGCGATAACGCTCCTCGGCGGCGACGTGCTTAACGCCGCCGATCTCGACGTGCCGCTTGAGAACGGCGTGCTTGCCGTGACGATACCCGATCCGGCGCGATCTCACGAGGCAGCGGCTGTCGTCGATGCGATGCGCGCCGCGAAGATCGAACCGGACGGCTATGCGCTTCCCGCCTTCGCGGCCATATCGATTCTCGAGCAGGCAAAGGATCAGGCAGCAAAGGACGGCAGCGCCCTTACGGAAGCGCTCCTGAAGGGCCCCTTCCCGACTGTGCTCGGGCCCATTCAGTTCAATACCGCTCATGAGCGGGCGGAGACGCCCTTCGGGCTGATGCAATGGCAGGACGGCCGTTTCGTTGATGCTTCGAATGCAGGCAATGCGGAATGA
- a CDS encoding P1 family peptidase → MMRRGPNNLITDVAGVLVGNAEDHRLKSGVTAVLCDPPATAAVQVLGGAPGTRETDLLAPHNTVQAVDAVVLSGGSAFGLDSASGVQAALREMGRGFAVGPHRVPIVPAAILFDLANGGEKNWGRFSPYRDLGYEAARAAAPTFATGTAGAGTGALTATFKGGLGSASTVLANGVAVGALVAVNAVGSATVSDTRHFWAAPFELDGEFGGLGQPSPWPQDADIPRFKFRESQAAGTNTTIAVIATDAVLTKAEAKRLAIAAHDGFSRALWPSHTPLDGDLVFALSTGASGKTLLLQDFIDLSAAAAATMARAIARGVHDARNTGDDLIPAWSSRS, encoded by the coding sequence ATGATGCGCCGAGGGCCGAACAATCTGATTACGGACGTCGCCGGAGTGCTCGTCGGTAATGCCGAGGATCACCGTCTGAAATCCGGCGTCACTGCCGTGCTCTGCGATCCGCCGGCGACAGCCGCGGTGCAGGTGCTCGGAGGCGCGCCCGGCACGCGCGAAACCGATCTGCTCGCGCCGCACAACACGGTCCAGGCCGTCGACGCGGTCGTGCTTTCCGGTGGCTCCGCGTTCGGCCTCGACTCCGCCTCGGGCGTGCAGGCGGCACTTCGTGAAATGGGGCGCGGTTTTGCGGTCGGACCGCACCGGGTTCCGATCGTGCCGGCGGCGATCCTGTTCGATCTCGCCAATGGCGGAGAAAAGAATTGGGGACGCTTTTCCCCCTATCGTGATCTCGGCTACGAAGCAGCTCGTGCGGCGGCGCCGACTTTTGCGACCGGGACCGCCGGTGCGGGAACGGGCGCCCTCACGGCCACTTTCAAGGGCGGTCTCGGTTCTGCATCCACCGTCCTGGCCAATGGGGTCGCCGTCGGCGCCCTTGTCGCCGTCAACGCCGTCGGTTCGGCAACGGTGAGTGACACACGCCATTTCTGGGCCGCTCCCTTTGAATTGGACGGCGAGTTCGGCGGGCTGGGCCAGCCCTCTCCATGGCCACAGGATGCGGACATCCCACGGTTCAAGTTCCGCGAAAGCCAGGCGGCGGGCACAAATACGACCATTGCGGTCATTGCCACAGACGCGGTTCTCACCAAGGCCGAAGCGAAGCGCTTGGCGATTGCCGCCCATGACGGCTTTTCCCGCGCGCTGTGGCCGTCGCATACACCGCTCGACGGCGATCTCGTCTTCGCGCTTTCAACCGGCGCCAGCGGCAAGACACTGCTGCTGCAGGATTTCATCGACCTCAGCGCCGCGGCGGCGGCCACGATGGCGCGCGCCATTGCGCGCGGGGTTCACGATGCGCGTAACACCGGCGACGATTTGATACCCGCCTGGTCCTCGCGTTCGTGA
- the rpe gene encoding ribulose-phosphate 3-epimerase, producing MMTHPIRIAPSILAANFSKLGQEVRDVVDAGADWIHLDVMDGHFVPNITFGPDVIKSLRPHTQATFDCHLMISPADAFLEAFAKAGCDIITVHAEAGPHLHRSLQTVRSLGKKAGVSLNPATPESAIEYILDTVDLILVMTVNPGFGGQKFITAMEEKIRRIKAMVGDRPIEIEVDGGIAPETADVVARAGANVLVAGSAIFKGDSVETYRRAIEAIRSPAEKARA from the coding sequence ATGATGACACATCCCATTCGCATTGCCCCGTCGATCCTGGCGGCCAACTTTTCCAAACTCGGCCAGGAGGTTCGCGATGTCGTCGATGCCGGCGCCGACTGGATCCATCTTGACGTCATGGATGGCCACTTCGTGCCGAACATCACCTTCGGACCGGACGTCATCAAATCGCTGCGCCCTCATACGCAGGCGACTTTCGATTGCCACCTGATGATCTCCCCTGCCGACGCCTTCCTGGAAGCTTTTGCCAAGGCCGGCTGCGACATCATTACCGTCCATGCCGAAGCCGGCCCGCATTTGCATCGCTCACTGCAGACCGTGCGCTCTCTTGGCAAGAAGGCGGGCGTCTCGCTCAACCCGGCGACACCGGAGAGCGCCATCGAATACATCCTCGACACGGTCGATCTGATCCTGGTGATGACGGTCAACCCCGGTTTCGGCGGTCAGAAGTTCATCACCGCCATGGAGGAGAAGATCCGGCGCATCAAGGCGATGGTCGGGGACAGGCCGATCGAGATCGAGGTGGATGGCGGCATCGCGCCGGAAACGGCGGACGTCGTTGCCCGGGCCGGTGCAAACGTGCTGGTCGCCGGTTCCGCCATATTCAAGGGCGACTCGGTCGAGACCTATCGCCGCGCCATCGAAGCCATTCGTTCTCCGGCGGAGAAGGCCCGCGCATGA
- a CDS encoding DUF2259 domain-containing protein, translating into MMGRSAIAGVVLAAAVAADALAGDYAALQPIGFSSDGNVFAFEEYGVQDGSGFPYSTIYVLDTRTDSFLPGAPVRAVVEEDGGGLHRARSEARGRAAPLIDAHRLAETPGILVAYNPITEAGAAPHVLRYDAFPADAPFRKTYTLKLEEKSFEPEGICKDFLKEVKGFRLTMTEKANKPAADVLQDDLRIPQSRRCPMGYRIGGVVTRINDHGSEVHVAMILVKSLGFEGSRDGRWIAVPIRIRG; encoded by the coding sequence ATGATGGGGCGTTCGGCCATCGCAGGTGTGGTGCTGGCCGCAGCGGTTGCCGCGGACGCTCTCGCCGGCGACTATGCCGCGCTTCAGCCGATCGGCTTTTCATCCGACGGCAATGTCTTCGCCTTCGAGGAATATGGCGTCCAAGACGGCTCCGGTTTTCCCTATTCGACAATCTACGTCCTCGACACGCGCACCGACAGCTTCCTGCCCGGAGCACCCGTGCGCGCGGTGGTCGAGGAGGACGGGGGCGGTCTGCACCGGGCGCGCAGCGAAGCTCGCGGCCGCGCTGCGCCACTGATCGATGCCCATCGCCTCGCCGAGACACCCGGAATATTGGTCGCCTACAATCCAATAACCGAAGCAGGTGCCGCGCCGCATGTGCTGCGCTACGACGCCTTTCCCGCCGACGCTCCCTTCCGCAAAACCTATACGCTGAAGCTTGAGGAAAAGAGCTTCGAGCCGGAGGGGATCTGCAAGGATTTCCTGAAAGAGGTCAAAGGCTTCCGCCTGACGATGACCGAAAAGGCCAATAAGCCTGCGGCGGACGTGCTTCAGGACGACCTGCGAATTCCGCAGAGCCGGCGCTGCCCAATGGGCTATCGCATTGGCGGCGTCGTCACTCGCATCAATGACCATGGTTCCGAGGTGCACGTGGCGATGATCCTGGTCAAGTCGCTCGGTTTCGAAGGCTCGAGGGACGGCCGCTGGATTGCGGTGCCGATCCGGATTCGGGGATGA
- the purB gene encoding adenylosuccinate lyase, giving the protein MIPRYSRPEMVAIWSPETKFRIWFEIEAYACDALAEIGVIPKEAAKTIWEKGGAATFDVARIDEIEAVTKHDVIAFLTHLAEFVGPDSRFVHQGMTSSDVLDTCFNVQLVRATDLLLADIDKLLEALKRRAFEYKDTVTIGRSHGIHAEPTTFGVKLALAYAEFDRCKQRLVAAREEIATCAISGAVGTFANIDPRVEEHVAKALGLKPEPVSTQVIPRDRHAMYFATLGVIASSIERLATEIRHLQRTEVLEAEEYFSPGQKGSSAMPHKRNPVLTENLTGLSRMVRAFVVPAMENVALWHERDISHSSVERMIGPDATVTLDFALARLTGVIDKLVVYPENMMKNLNKFRGLVHSQRVLLALTQAGVSREDAYRLVQRNAMKVWEEGKDFLEELLGDAEVRAALSEEAIREKFDLGYHTKHVDTIFRRVFGTA; this is encoded by the coding sequence ATGATCCCCCGTTATTCCCGGCCGGAAATGGTGGCCATCTGGTCGCCGGAAACGAAATTCCGCATCTGGTTCGAGATCGAGGCGTACGCCTGCGATGCGTTGGCCGAAATCGGCGTCATCCCAAAGGAAGCGGCCAAGACCATTTGGGAAAAGGGCGGCGCGGCGACATTCGACGTCGCCCGCATCGATGAAATCGAGGCGGTCACCAAGCACGATGTCATCGCTTTCCTCACCCATCTTGCGGAATTCGTCGGACCCGACAGCCGCTTCGTGCACCAGGGCATGACGTCGTCCGACGTGCTCGACACCTGTTTCAACGTGCAGCTCGTGCGGGCGACCGACCTGCTCCTTGCCGACATCGACAAGCTGCTCGAGGCGCTGAAGCGCCGAGCCTTCGAATACAAGGATACGGTGACGATCGGCCGCTCGCACGGGATCCACGCGGAGCCCACCACCTTCGGCGTCAAGCTTGCGCTCGCCTATGCGGAGTTCGACCGCTGCAAACAGCGCCTTGTCGCCGCCCGCGAGGAGATCGCGACCTGCGCCATCTCCGGCGCGGTCGGCACTTTCGCCAACATCGACCCGCGGGTCGAGGAACATGTGGCGAAGGCACTCGGGCTGAAGCCGGAACCCGTCTCGACGCAGGTGATCCCGCGCGACCGCCACGCGATGTATTTCGCGACCCTCGGCGTCATCGCTTCCTCGATCGAGCGCTTGGCGACCGAAATCCGGCATCTGCAGCGTACCGAAGTGCTGGAGGCGGAGGAATATTTCTCGCCGGGCCAGAAAGGCTCCTCCGCGATGCCGCACAAGCGCAATCCGGTGCTGACGGAGAACCTGACAGGCCTTTCGCGCATGGTGCGCGCCTTCGTCGTCCCGGCCATGGAAAACGTGGCGCTCTGGCACGAACGCGACATCTCGCATTCCTCGGTCGAGCGCATGATCGGACCCGACGCGACCGTAACGCTCGATTTTGCGCTGGCACGGCTGACCGGCGTGATCGACAAGCTCGTCGTCTATCCGGAGAACATGATGAAGAACCTGAACAAGTTCCGCGGGCTTGTTCATTCGCAGCGTGTTCTCCTCGCCCTCACCCAGGCCGGCGTGTCGCGCGAGGATGCCTATCGGCTTGTCCAGCGCAACGCGATGAAGGTTTGGGAAGAGGGCAAGGATTTCCTCGAAGAACTGCTCGGCGACGCCGAGGTGCGTGCGGCGCTTTCCGAGGAGGCAATCCGCGAGAAGTTCGACCTCGGCTATCACACCAAGCACGTCGACACGATCTTCCGTCGCGTCTTCGGCACAGCGTAA
- a CDS encoding PilZ domain-containing protein — MAYKDSVQRVSPRNDTKITGTVTCKTGSSSGIVRDLSEEGICFQLLFDIGARTGQEVTIRSEELGFLTGMVRWVRGDRIGIKLNLSSNTAAQISSYYKFFR, encoded by the coding sequence ATGGCGTACAAGGACAGCGTTCAGCGCGTCTCCCCGCGTAACGATACCAAGATAACAGGAACGGTCACCTGCAAGACCGGTTCGAGCAGCGGCATCGTGCGTGACCTTTCCGAAGAAGGCATTTGCTTCCAGCTCCTCTTCGATATCGGTGCCCGGACCGGACAGGAAGTGACGATCCGCAGCGAAGAGCTCGGCTTTCTCACCGGCATGGTGCGCTGGGTTCGCGGCGACAGGATCGGCATCAAGCTGAACCTGTCGTCGAATACGGCGGCCCAGATCTCGTCCTATTACAAATTCTTTCGCTGA
- a CDS encoding DUF2189 domain-containing protein: MTTFHVLSGTNTTVAPGIRKIGIADVFDALRLGLDDFREKPSHYVFLCLIYPVAGVVLMTWSAGANMLPLLYPLASGFALIGPVAAIALYEISRRRELGMDARWPHAMRLHRHPAIPSILAVAGLLFVIFIVWLLVAQGLYVTMFGPTPPATISEFWNNIIGTEQGWNLIVVGNLVGFVFAVIVLSISVVTFPLLLDRDVGAFTAIETSVRATLANPVPVALWGLIIAAGLVLGSIPVFVGLAVIMPIFGHATWHLYRKLVEPAGGDAVGRRDQAL; encoded by the coding sequence ATGACAACCTTCCATGTTCTGTCGGGAACGAATACGACTGTCGCGCCCGGCATACGAAAGATTGGCATTGCAGATGTGTTCGATGCGTTGCGGCTCGGGCTGGATGACTTCCGCGAGAAGCCGTCGCATTATGTTTTTCTGTGTCTCATATATCCCGTCGCCGGCGTCGTGCTGATGACCTGGAGCGCGGGCGCGAATATGCTGCCGCTGCTCTATCCGCTCGCGTCCGGCTTTGCCCTCATCGGGCCGGTTGCGGCCATCGCTCTCTACGAGATCAGCAGGCGCCGCGAACTCGGCATGGACGCGCGATGGCCGCATGCCATGCGGCTCCACCGCCACCCGGCGATCCCATCGATCCTCGCGGTCGCCGGCCTGCTGTTCGTGATCTTCATTGTCTGGCTGCTGGTCGCCCAGGGCCTTTACGTAACCATGTTCGGCCCAACCCCTCCGGCCACGATTTCCGAGTTCTGGAACAATATCATCGGCACGGAGCAGGGATGGAATCTGATCGTCGTCGGCAATCTCGTTGGCTTCGTCTTCGCGGTGATCGTGCTTTCGATCAGCGTTGTGACGTTCCCGCTGCTGCTTGATCGCGACGTCGGAGCATTCACGGCGATCGAGACATCGGTGAGGGCGACGCTTGCCAATCCCGTGCCGGTTGCCCTTTGGGGGCTGATCATCGCTGCCGGCCTAGTGCTCGGCTCGATTCCGGTCTTCGTCGGGCTTGCCGTGATCATGCCGATCTTCGGCCACGCCACCTGGCACCTCTATCGCAAGCTGGTGGAACCCGCAGGGGGCGACGCGGTCGGTAGGCGCGACCAGGCTCTCTGA
- a CDS encoding alpha/beta hydrolase — protein sequence MKVSEAHILIVPGYTNSGPGHWQTRWERKLSTARRVEQVEWSKPVREDWVARMVEEVNAAEKPVVVIAHSLGVATTVHALPHCTRKIAGAFLVAPPEVANPNIRPKHLMTFGPYPRDPLPFPSIMIASRNDPFGSYEHAGDIANAWGSLLIDAGDAGHINTESGHGPWPEGSMVFAQFLSRLRA from the coding sequence ATGAAGGTCTCCGAAGCTCATATTCTCATCGTTCCGGGCTATACCAACTCCGGCCCCGGCCATTGGCAGACCCGTTGGGAGCGCAAGCTCTCGACCGCGCGCCGCGTCGAGCAGGTGGAATGGTCGAAGCCGGTGCGCGAAGATTGGGTGGCGCGCATGGTCGAGGAGGTCAACGCAGCCGAAAAGCCGGTCGTCGTCATCGCCCATTCACTTGGAGTCGCAACAACGGTCCACGCCCTGCCGCATTGCACGCGCAAGATCGCCGGCGCATTCCTGGTTGCGCCGCCGGAGGTCGCCAACCCCAATATCAGACCGAAGCATCTGATGACCTTCGGTCCCTATCCCCGCGATCCCCTACCCTTCCCGTCGATTATGATCGCCAGCCGCAACGATCCGTTCGGCTCCTACGAACACGCGGGCGACATCGCCAATGCCTGGGGATCGCTGCTGATCGATGCGGGCGATGCCGGCCATATCAACACGGAATCGGGCCACGGCCCTTGGCCCGAAGGCTCGATGGTCTTCGCCCAGTTCCTGAGCCGCCTGCGGGCCTGA
- a CDS encoding DUF1476 domain-containing protein, giving the protein MTTMQDREKAFEAKFALDEELRFKAVARRNKMLGLWAAGLLNKADPEAYASEVVAADIEEAGHEDVVRKIKADFDAAGVAQSEDDIRVRMLELLAEAVEQVQGS; this is encoded by the coding sequence ATGACCACGATGCAGGATCGCGAGAAGGCCTTCGAGGCGAAGTTCGCGCTGGACGAAGAATTGAGGTTCAAGGCCGTGGCGCGCCGCAACAAGATGCTCGGCCTTTGGGCCGCCGGTCTTCTCAACAAGGCCGACCCGGAAGCCTATGCCAGCGAGGTTGTCGCGGCCGACATCGAGGAGGCCGGGCATGAAGACGTCGTACGCAAGATCAAGGCCGATTTCGACGCCGCCGGCGTTGCCCAATCCGAGGATGACATTCGCGTTCGCATGCTTGAGCTGCTGGCCGAAGCGGTCGAACAGGTTCAGGGCAGCTGA